From the genome of Clavelina lepadiformis chromosome 2, kaClaLepa1.1, whole genome shotgun sequence:
AACGAAGGTGGGATCTttttttgggcaagttttcccccttaaaacagaaaaatacatTCCGTTTTGGAATTGCTTAGACAAAGCTTAAGCGGGGAAGGTTGTCTGGTTGAATGACTGCTCTTCACTTTTTTAACCCATTTGACAACATTGTGGTTTTTCTCAGGCTGACTTACTTCCAGCGACAGATAATTGTACCATCCCCCATGTATCAGCACACAATCACTGGTTTGAAAGCAAACACCCTGTACGAGATGGTTTTGAAAACACGAAGCACCAAGCACGATATTGAAACCACATCTGCGCCTCTGAGGTTCGTGACATAGCAAGCTGGTAGAATAAAGATCTTCAGCAAGGCTTCGAAACTTAGAAACCAGCATCATACTCCTAGTCAAGTTTCCCAGTTATCTTGTGAAACTGCATTGTAATGGTGTGAAATATTGTATAATTATACCTGAGCTGACTGTTAATTTCGaactaaattttgttaaagatTTTCAACTCTTGTAATTGGCCCCCCTGATCCGCCACTCAGCGTCTCGGTGGAAGAAGATGCCATTTCATCGGAATTTCTTACCGTTACCTGGTTGCCTGTTACCATCCATGAAAGAGGTTTGTATTGTAAAACTACAAGTTTGGGCTGATAAAAAATACCTGAAACTCCTGGGTGACTGTGCTGCTGATAGCAAAGTGTTTGAGGCTTAGTTGTTTTAAATATACCATCTAAAGCTCTAAAATGTAATAACATAAATGTAATTACATTTTCAGGGTCATCAAATGATGTCATTGTTTCCGGTTACTCCGTCTTGGTCAATTCTGTTAACTTTGCATCAGTTGAACCCTCGACATCGGATCAGTGTCGAATCTCAATGCAATCGCTGTCGGAACACGTTCGTAAAGTTGTTGATAATGATGCCAGTTATAAGCATCAGAAAAACAACAGCAGTAGCAGTCTATCGTCGAATTCGTTTTTCTCGAACACCTTACCGTCGATAAAGATCACGGTCAAAACTATTGGTGAAAATGGACAAATGTCGGACGATTCTGCTCCTCATCACCTGCATAAGAATATGGTTGCTCATCTATTGAAGATGTCCAACAGCAAGGAGAAAAGACCTGCTAGTCCTGGGAGCTCtgtcaaaagaaaaaaggaaGAGGAATCAAACGCTGCTATGAGTGGCGGTTTTAAATCCAAGCTGAAAAGCCTGGTGCCTGCAATTGAAATAACCCAACATAGCAGCAGTGACGATGAACTGAGCAAGTTTCTTCGTTCGAGAAAAAGTTCGGCACCCAACACTCCGTCAACTGTACACCAGACTCGAAACACAAATAAGAAATCTGATGTTAGCTCTTTAAGACAGAGCAGGGAAACAACATTTTCTGACAAAAGTGGCAGTGGAGATTCTTACAGCCAAAATGCTCCCCCGGCGAAACTTAGGTCAAAATCTGACTGCATCCTTAACAATGCCAAGTTTTCAGGATCTGATGTTAACCTTCTCAATAATTCTGCTCCTGCTCAACATCTTCCATTGAAATCGCATTCAGATGATGAATCCGCTTCTTCCGGAGGACAAACCAGCTCCTCCACCACCGGATCATTGAGCCGAAAACAGTATGTATCAGGAAGATCCTCCTGGACCCAAGCAAGAGCTCAAAATGCACAGCCACGTGGTTCTAGGAAGCGTGGCTCTCTGAGGAATAGGATCATTGCTCAAGATAAAAGATCAAACTCCTCACATTCAGTGTACAGTGATGCTACGGGTGAGTCCTGACTTCGTTGAGTGAAGTTACGTGTATTATTGACAGTGGATAATAAGCGGATGAAAATTTTTGAGGTGTTTTTATTGTAAcaccaaatatttttaaggttTAAAATTAGTTTGCTAaggaaatttttaattttctgtaTCATAATCTGAATATCCAGTGATGACAACTACGTAGGTTACCAGCTTAGTATATTCCAGACTCTATTTGGTGTATACTAGATAGCTTTTGAATTTAGTGGGTTTCATTTTGTAACACAGCTTTTTTTAGATAAAGACAGCGCCGGCAAGACGTATGAACAAAACGACACTAGGCATCATACTGCTGGCAACCGAAGTAGAAGGGAATCTATGTTGGAGGTAGGCAACGATGTATGTAAATTTGGATGCGAGCAACTTCATGGGAGGCTTTTCAACAATTACACTGTGCTGCGTTAATTTTTAGGTTACTAAAGTATTGACGGTTCttaatgtactttttgatgctgaatccaaaactGTTATCCGTTTTCTTCAATCAGGTCTAGTTTTTTGGCaaattgcatttgaaatttttgacaacttcAGCTTTCAGCGTTTGCGATTGAGATTTGTGGTGTCATGAAAATGATTTAGCttttgaattaagttttgatgaaacttaagtgacatcacaatgagaAGAACATAACGAATGCACCTGGTgcttaaaaagttaaacatctgaacttgtttttacaggCTAGTTTAGTGTGCAGTTtagatgatttgtttttaaagtacAATGAGAAGATGCAAAAATGATCCAGACAGGTTCTGTTACATATGTGGCAAGGTCACCCTGCGCAGTCGCCAAGAAAAAATCACGCAGTTTGTTAAGAAAGCATATTATGCGTATTTTGGAGTAAAACTAGGCGATCAGGACAAGGCATTTGCTCCGCACATATGTTGTAGAGCATGCGTTGAAAACTTGAGATTATGGAGcctaaagaaaataaagagcCTTCCTTTTGGTATTCCTATGGTATGGAGAGAAGGAAAAGACCATGTCACTGATTGTTACTTTTTGCATGACCAACTTACAAGGTATGTTGATACTTGCACTGTATGGAGGCATTTTCATTAATTGCTTGATTTAAGAGTAACagtgttctttttcattttaggaATAAACCGGAAGAACAAACAACATGTGAAGTACCCTGATGTTCCTTCAGCCATGAAACCAGTACCACATGGCCCTGGTATTCCTGTTCCAGAACCACCTGGAGAAATAAGTGAAATGGACTGTTCTTCATCTGCAGAGAGCAAAGCAAGTGAACAAGACACATGGGATGCAGAGCAAAGTACAAGCCAACCGAAGCCTCTTACACAGCTTGAGCTGAATGACCTAAAACGAGATTTAAATCTCACCAAAGAATCCGCTCAGCTCCTAGGATCACGACTACGTGAGAACAACTTGCTAGCTCCATGCACCACATATTTCTGGTATCGGTATAGAGATAAagagtttagaaaatatttcaattatgacCAAGACCATTCCCTAGTATACTGTCAAGATGTTTCAGGATTAATATCAGCTTTGGGCATAGTCTACAGTTCGGCAgaatggcgattgtttttggactcaTCTGTAAAGAGTTTGAAGGTAGTATTACTACACAATGGCAATAAGATTGGTTCTGTTCCTGTTGGACATTCAGTGAAGCTCACTGAATGCTATGAAGACATGAAATTCCTTTTGAAATCTCTTCAGTATAGCCAacacaaatggaaaatatgtggtgacttaaaaatgatttcaatacTTCTTGGGTTACAGACCGGTTACACTAAACatccatgttttttgtgtctgtggGACTCGAGGGATGATGATCGCCACTACACACAAATTAACTGGCCACTCAGAACAAGTTTTACAcctggttttaaaaatgtcaaatttgcttacttagttgatccacaaaatattcttttgccACCTCTCCACATTAAACTTGGTCTCATGAAAAACTATACCAAAGCACTTGATAAAGATGGCCCAACCTTCAAGTTCTTAGAAATGAAATTTCCCCGTATCTCTGAAGCAAAGCTACGAGCAGGAGTCTTTGATGGACCACAGGTCCGTGAGCTGATGAAAGACGAAGGTTTTACTGCACACATGAGTGCAGTAGAAAAAAGAGCATGGACAGGATTTCGAgcagtaatttcaaacttccttGGAAAGCATAGAAGCCCTGATTATGAAGCACAGGTTAAAGAGCTGCTTGAAAGTTTTCAATCCCTTTGAAGCGACACTTTTTGTCAGCATAAatcatttgtatttatattgttattgcatttaacgTCGTAATATCATCATGTGCCGCACAACGCTTTCTGTTTTAAGCTATTTTGAACActtcgtttttatttcacacattGATGTTGGCAagtatttcacatttaaaacacatttttgatGTGAAGTGTTTACGTGTCTATAGTGTAACATATTAACTTCTACTTTTAGGTTGAGCGCCgttgaacaaaattatgtgTTAGGAAGCTTTCTTGGTTAGTTGTAAGTGCTTTTATTTCAACTgtgtcattatattttttagtatttaaaatggctgtcattgcaaaaaccttACATTCAATTAAAAATACCATCTTGCGAAAATTGACAACATGCATGACCAATTAAGCTACCCCAGAAATTAGTTTCTTTGTGCACAATAATGACCAAAGCTAGCATAATTAAatatgtgatagaaaaaaaacttgacctgattgaaaaaaactaGTTGCATTTTTGAGCTCAGCACAAAAAATCGATTcagaaacagttaaaacatctttgacctatgaaaaaaaattttcaaacgcagCACAGTGTTATCAAAcgtattttgtaattttgttaaaattatgataaacGGTAAAAGGTTACCATTTTCAGAATTGGTTTGAAAGAGCTTTTGATTTTCTAGTTGGAAAATGTTGATGATTCTCGTGTCAGTTTGTACGTTGCTTTGTTTAACTACGAACCTTCCTCCATGTCCCCTAATATCGAATCTTTCGAAGAAGAATTAACGTTCCAGGAAGGACAGTTTCTTAAGGTACCACTCGCACGTATTCAACCGAAAATAATATCCATATTTTAGTGTTTTAGTTAATCTAGTATTGCTCTgtaatgtaaaaaatataaacatcttctttcaataaaaacattagTTATCGTTACCGTTGTCCAAATGTTCTATTTTCTACGGTCTAAAATTCATGGCCGTCAAAGAATGTCATGTCAATAATGTGAATAATCCGGTTTCTTCAAGCCATGACTATCGTGTTTTAGATCTACGGCGACAAAGATAGCGATGGTTTTTACCTCGGTGAAACCCATCATGGAAATAGGGGCTACGTTCCTTGCAATATGATATCGCTTGTTGAGGTAAATGCATCTCAGTCCAACTTGTAAAAAATCGATCGAATTCGATTCTGGTATTTCATAGGTGTTCGGTTTCATTTAATTTGTCTTGGCAATTATTAATGACTTTAACGTTATCCAATTGTTGCAACTAACTATATTGTATGGTTATATTTTGCTCCTTTTTCACGCTGCACTGTTATTTAATGATGATTTTGTTAAAGTATTGCTTTATTCTTTCTTTTACCAAAGTTTGCCTTTTTCCCCAAGGTTGACGATTACAGTATGTTGGAGGATCTCTTTCGAAGAGGCCGTATCGAGTCAGATCCATTCAGCGATAACGTGGTCAGCACAAATATATCTGAGCAGCTTTCCGACCACGACGAACCGCGTGAGTTAATGAAATGTTtacttaaagtttttattaaaagacAGGGACATgtttttaattgataaattttaCAGACGTGGTTAACGAATTCACGTGTTTGTGGGGTATTCAAGTACATACAGTTTTAAACCTTGGAACTGAAAATAAGATATGCACACTGTTAGTTACGTCTTCAAAGTATCTGAGTCAGTGTATCGATCATATCCATTTATCGATTCCTCCTTCATACTTAATTTGTTCCCAAGTAGAAAATCCTTCCCCGCCTGACAAGTACGACCAGCAACCCTTGCTCTATGTTGCGCTCTATGACTACGATCCTAAAGAGTCCTCCCCAAACATTGATGCGGAGATTGAATTGTCATTTTCACGGGGAGACTTCATCAAAGTTTACGGTTCCATGGATGAGGATGGATTCTTCAGGGTAAGCGTCCGTAGCGATTTGGTGTATTATGTATATTGCAACAAACGATGTGTACGTACACATAGGAAGCGGTTAtaactaattattatttttccaTCGTTGCTAATCAACCACTTTCCACTAATCAACCACGGTTTGTCTTAAGGCTTTATCACgttttatacattttctgGACATGGTTTACTCCGCTTTACGAATAAAGACCATTCTTTCTGCAAATCAATTGTTTGGTCTACTCTTGGCAGTTAATCGATTTTTCTGCTTGCTGTATTATGACCGATTACTTGCGTAATTTGTTTTAGCATGTTAACTGCTCTGTTGTAATACATTGCTCGCATAACAGGGTGAGCTCGACGAGCACTTCGGCCTTGTACCATCGAACTTTCTCGAAGAAGTCACGAACGAGCAGGCGGACGACTTGAAGCGCTTGATGAAATCGACTGGAGTTGTCACGCACAAGGTTTCGGCCACCACGATGACAGACACTTCGATAACTGCGAGTCCGAAGACGGACGAATCTCCACTTCGTAGATCTGCTGCTGAACCTTCCAGCGTCGCTTCCACCAGTAGTAGTACGAGTTCAAAGACTGATTCGGTGAGATATATTTCAATGCCTTTAAAATAACCTAAACAATGTAAAATATGGTTTTAACTGTATGAAATTAACACTACTGCTGTAAGAATTGCAAATCAGGTTATTGAATCGACGTTGGAAATTATCATTAACTAAcggtgttttttattgttattactATTAGTAAAATAGTACTGTAATTATCATAATTAAATAgggttaattgttatttttattttggagTAGATAACATAGGATTGATAGTGGCAGTCCCATATCTTgtatcattttttgttgatagATGTTTTTGTCATGTCTTACAGAGCAAAAAGAAAGGAATTTTTTCGAAGGGCAAGAAATTGTTCAAGAAACTGGGAAGCAATGAACCGAAGAATAAAAGATAATACGAGATTTGTGCAAATCGGTTTCTTTTTAGTCTTGTCATGCGTCATATTAGAAAGCAGCTTTTTGGCATAATATTATCTGTACATGTGGCGTTAATAACGTTTACTTACTGTGCGATTAACATCGTTTTTACGCAGGTTTGaccattttgataaaattacttcaaatataaacaaatgGTATAAAATGGTTCATATTTGCGAAAAATACCACTGTTTAAATGAGGGTTTTACATCGAAAGACCGTTTTCATACTATATGCAATTTAGCTTTGCTGCAGTCAAAAGTAATAACTAATAGAAATGGCAGTCCAGACGTTATATTTGTGTTTaatcagtttattttcatcatAGTAAAATTACTAAATAAGTTAATTGTTTATTCTCTTAACTTTATAAGTTGTCAATTTTAACCTATTAGCTTCATCTCaagttttatgatttttttaacTCATTATCGTAACATCATTTGTTTACATACTGTGTAAGGTTTTTCCCGCGATTAATCGAGTTTATTGCGCTGGTGCTTAATACGTCTATTATCATGGATACATTGTAAGCAGTTGATTTTCAGACTTAcctttaattttgtaaaaaactgtGTTTTGTGTGTTTATTTATCGACCGAGTTATTGTGCTATGTCCACACATTTCTATTTCTGGTTTCGTGTCAATTATTTGATTTACGAAAATGTTTCTTATATTAACTTTTATGCTATGTTTCACAAGACCTTTTTAAGTGTTGTATTTTTGTCTGGGTTTATTATCGCTCATACGGTACAACTTTGGACGCTACACACGCGCACGCACAAAAAGATAATAGTTGTTTTCACTACAGTAGGTAGGACACCTACCGCTAATGTAAAATATATGAATCCATATGTCTTGCCATTTCCATTCCAGTATTCTTTCATTTGTTATCGGTCCATCAGTGTTTCACTGTGATTCGTTATTGTTGCTCCATGACGTAATTCGCTGACATGTTTCTCATGATGTCATTGTACCGCGTGCTATTTAAAGTGTTTGTAGTTTCCCCATGTTTCGGCCACTAGGAGCCAATCGCTTGGTGCATTTCTTGTTTGATGCATGTTTACTGAAGAACcatgtaaagttttttttataactttgcTAAACTTGGACATAGTTAGTTATAAAACCATGACTTTTAAGAAGTGGGTTAAAGTAATCATTAAGGTTTCGTatcattgtaaatgttttattagGTGCATAATATAAGTGTATTTGAAAGGTCTATCGTTTGAACGTGATTACATTGTTTGCAGCTCGTGTTATATATGCGCGTGGTTATTGCTGTATTTGGTCATTGTACGGTAGATCGTGTTGGGATTTAACTCAAGTGACTTTGTTCGACTTGTTGCTTACACGGGAACGCTTTatgcaaataaattattttcgGAGAATTGCTTCAGATAACGCTGCCCCATATTGGCGTATTACAACCGAATATGGTCCACAATCCTGCGTCGACCGAATATGGTGTGCGTTTTTACACCACCTCTGCCGATAATAAATCCTGAATAGGGTGACTTGCGGTGAAGGTAATAAATATTTGCCACGCCTGCTAAACAAAAAAGGTAACCTTTGCATAGCGACTGGACTGACTATGAACAATAGCAAGTGTTTAATAACTATCGCCAAGAGTTGTATTCCAATTTGAAATACTCCTTAGCCGATTtctttgaacatgttttagaTTAAGAGAAATTTATACAGCTACTGTACGtttaaacttttgcaactGCAGGCATTTAAAATCGAAAAAGGATAAAACGTTTTGGAATCTTATAACACCCTCCCACTTTTGGTGTCACTTAGCGATGGAAAAGTCTTATCCTTGATACACCCCAAATTTACTAATAACACTTTTGAGATTTAATGCATAACTTTTATATCATTTTTTTTCTCCTAATATTTAACGATTAGTTTTGTCCAAATCAAACAGGttatcataaaacaaaatttttagccTCAACTAAAACTGAAAAACGCAAAAAGTCTCTATTTCATGGTGCCAGTATGTCAACAAATTTTCCTAATTCACGACCACTGGAGACCAATTGCTTAGTGTGTTTCCAACTGCAAGGTTACTTAAGAACTCTACCagttctttttttattttggcaagCTTTGTTATAGTTTCTAAAATCATAACCTTTACACCTGTACACATGGGTGTGCGGGGCTATTGCTGTAGTTTGGTATGTTATAGATCGTGTAAAGATTGACTTATTAAGGTAGGTAGCTATAATGCTCAATTTTCTGCTTACACTTTGTAGGGTGCTTTATGCAAGCGGATTATTTTCAGGAAGGGATTGGATCTAGTTTATACGGCCCAAATTACAACCAAATATGGTCTGTCATCTAACATCAGCCCCTATACCTAATAAATGATCGATAGTGTACTTTGTGATGCCGGgaagcaaatatttgctttgtcAGCCAGAGAGCAATGGTAATTTTTGTGTATAAATAGCAGTTGAGCTGACTATACGAACAATAGTGATTGCTTAGCAGCTAAAGTGGTGGAAGTTCATTTAAAATACAACTCTTAGCAGGTTGCTTTGACTTAAATGTCCAGAGTATTACATAgctatattttaatttcatcttTGAATCTGCAATTAGTTAAAATCCAGAAAAGCTAACAAATTTCTGGAACATTTAACACCTTATActtttggtttatttattcAGTTAAACCTGCAGTTATCAAAATAAGGCAACTTACAAGTTTAGAAATGTCCGATGAATGTCCTGTAGTTAACACCAACTGCGGAAAGTTAATAGGTCGAGTTTGCTTGAAGGCAAAAGCCAGTGAAGCGAAGCAGGTATACAACTACGCTGGTGTTCCATTCGCGAAACCACCAGTTGGCCAGTTGAGATTCGAACCACCACAAAAGTAAGTTTATGTCAGCAAACAAGAACTTACAGACAAGCAACTTAACTGATCTCGTCTATTGTTTTACAGATGTGAGTCTTGGGACGGCGTGCTCTCCTGCTCCAAGCTTCCTCCTGCTGCGATGCAGGATACAGAAGCGTTTCGATCTGTATGGCAATACTTTCCCATAGCAAACCCGTTTGATGATGATTTGACAAAAATAGATGAAGACTGCTTGTACCTTAATATCTTTACTTCGAGCCCAAGCAAAGCGGCAAACATGCCGGTAAGTCAAGCGTCAGTTCTAGCCACACGCAACGTTATTTGGTAATGTCGTTCATTTCATATTCATAAAATTCTCAAACATTTAAATCTGTATTACTTCGTTTTTCATGTTTGCGTCATTGCGTCAATCAACTTTGCCTTCTCTATACCCTTTGTCTATATCGCCTTGTATGCCTTCATTTAAAACTCGCGGACCTATATAGCATCACTAACCTTATCTCCACGAGaatcagtttaaaaaaaatttaccagGTTTTGGTATGGTTTCACGGCGGTGCCAATCAAATGCATTCTATCGCTGGATACGATGGTCAGGTCTTATGTGGTTTAAACGATGTGGTTCTGGTTACGGTAGGATATCGTCTTAACGTATTCGGTTTTTTTACCGCGGGCATTGAATCAGATTATCCTGGAAATGTGGGCCTACTAGATCAAGTAGCCGCCTTGGAGTAAGAATACTTCTTTTCGTGTTTTTACCaggtaaaatttatttcatttgaactactttatatttttaagcCTAAACATTTTACAGGTGGACGCGCGATAATATCAGAAATTTTGGTGGAAACCCTGACAACGTTACTCTGTTCGGGCAGAGTGGGGGAGCGGGTAACGTAGGCCTACACTTGGCATCACCACTTTCAAGAGGTTTATTTCATAAGACCATACAGCACAGTGGCGCATGCCTTGGAGGTTGGTATACAGGCTACAATCACTTTGTAAAAATTGAGAAGATTTTAAGATCTTAATGTCATTGTTATCCAATATAGATTGTCCCACGATTTATATAATGATTAAATTCACATCTaaagaaaagcaaatattttcaaatacagCGGCAGTGAAAAAGAGTTATGAAAGAATTACTGAAAAGTTTCTTAATGAGCTCAAGATTGAGGAAAGAGACCCAA
Proteins encoded in this window:
- the LOC143445697 gene encoding uncharacterized protein LOC143445697; this encodes MSLIVTFCMTNLQGINRKNKQHVKYPDVPSAMKPVPHGPGIPVPEPPGEISEMDCSSSAESKASEQDTWDAEQSTSQPKPLTQLELNDLKRDLNLTKESAQLLGSRLRENNLLAPCTTYFWYRYRDKEFRKYFNYDQDHSLVYCQDVSGLISALGIVYSSAEWRLFLDSSVKSLKVVLLHNGNKIGSVPVGHSVKLTECYEDMKFLLKSLQYSQHKWKICGDLKMISILLGLQTGYTKHPCFLCLWDSRDDDRHYTQINWPLRTSFTPGFKNVKFAYLVDPQNILLPPLHIKLGLMKNYTKALDKDGPTFKFLEMKFPRISEAKLRAGVFDGPQVRELMKDEGFTAHMSAVEKRAWTGFRAVISNFLGKHRSPDYEAQVKELLESFQSL